Part of the Cryptococcus neoformans var. grubii H99 chromosome 2, complete sequence genome is shown below.
tCAACGTACGTCCTTTCCGATAACGAGGAATCCAACGCCGTACGGTCTTCGACCATACTCCTGAGTGTTTGTTTGAGCGCGGTCTGCGATACTTTGGACGAGACGGGCGACAGGCGTGGCGCGACCATACGTCATCCTAGATTGCATAGCCTTTTGGCGCATATAGTTGCTATAACATTACAGGCAGTCAGCCACCTTGATAGTTTCGGAGAGAACATGTAGACTTctacgaagaagagatggtaAGGACATACCTCAAGACACGAGCATCGCTTGTCAGACCGGCAATGGCGACACCGATGTGATCGTCAATCCTGATGAGCTTCTTCTGATATGTCGCAAGCTCGCCGGTCGATCGCTACGACATAGACCCCTGTCAGTGTCCCTTCCCTCGTAGCTGTCATGACCCCACGAGAGAGCAACACACCTTGAGAGTAAGCAAGACGGCGTGGGTGTTGGATCTGAGGCCGATAGCTGCTGAACCCTGTTTAACGGCTTCCAGAGCGTACTCGACTTGGAAAAGCTTTCCTTggggggagaaggtggtaTTGTCCGAGTCGTACGAGTTTCTGAACATGGTGGGCGGAGCAAAAGTGACGAGTGCAGAATtaagaagcagaggaaagCGAAGATGACACCTAAGCGGAGACCGCGCGTCGATGTGAGATCGTGATATTACGTAAACCAACAAGTGGAGGTCCTGAAGATTTCTGAAGATGGGCGGTTATTTTCTGACTTCTCGACTTGTCTCTATACAAACACATCCCACAATGAGGCCCTtaacagaagaagagacaaagGCTGTGTTTGAAAAGCTCGCAAACTACATCGGCAAAAATCTCGTCCACCTCATCGACAGggatgaggacgacgaGTACTGCTTCCGTCTCCACAAAGACAGGTATGTTCATTTCAATTGAACTCCTATTATCTGGACTGGACTGACTCGAGAATGGCTGTAGGGTGTACTACCTCCCCCTTCCCATGCTCCACTTGGCCACTTCCGTTGCTCGACCTAACCTCGTTTCTCTCGGTACATGTTTCGGTAAATTTTCAAAGACTGGCAAATTCAAGCTCGGCATAACGTGTTTGGATTATCTCGCCAAGTACGCAAAGTACAAGGTGTGTCTCCATTTCCCTTTTACTTATCATATCTATCCcgatccttctcttctcatcactTATCCCTCGTTCAATCCACCTTCTCTCTCGATAGGGTTGGGTTTCGGGTTGATGGGGCCAGGATTTGCTGTGAAAGTATTGAGTATTACGGAATTTGAACTGACCAAAAAACCTGTGTCACTTTGGGTTAACCTTTTAGGTCTGGATCAAGCCTTCCGGAGAACTCCCTTTCCTCTACGGCAACCACGTTGCCAAAGCACATTTGGGAAGGATAACGGAAGATACACCCGAACACCAGGGTGTGGTGGTGTACAACATGTCGGATGTGCCTTTAGTGCGttccttttccatttcATCTCATATTCCCCTCCCCATTTTCGTCTGCCCTCCTTCGTTGTCTGATTTTGGCTTGACCTGTGCTAACCACATTTACCGATCATTCGAAAACAGGGATTCGGAGTAACAGCCCGCTCAACACTCGATACACGTAAACTCGATCCGACAGGTATCATTGTCTTTCACCAAGCGGATGTTGGAGAGTTCTTGCGTGATGAGGATACCATGTTTTAAACCCGCCAACTAGGTTGGTGTTGACGATGAAAGGAGTGTGGGGATGGGGGAATAGAGGAATAGGCGAAGCtctgaaaaaaagaaaagagaaggtgaaaTGAGCcgagagatgagagaagagagataaAGGTCTCGGATAGAAAGGATGTGTTTGTGGGAGACGATTAGCCCAACATCAGTTATCAAATCAAGATGATACGTGGGGCTCAAAGCTATAAGGTTGAGAAATTAGATTTGAGTGAGGGACGTTGTGGGGGTCTGATGGTTCGGAAAAAGACTGTTTGACTTTGGgcatcatctccatttttttttttttttgtgtACCGAGTGTTGATGTATTCTACTTCTAAAAATCCACAATAAAGTGCACATCCACCCACCCGTCCATATCCAGCAGACATTAAAGGGAAACCGAAATAATCGGAGCTAGGAAATCGTAATACATGAATATTCCCAATAAAAAAAGAGATGTGAGAATATCTAGGATGAATGGGTGACTAATGCGATAGATAATGCGATAACATGAAATGCTGGGTATAAACTCGAATGCCtctaccaccaccatcaccaacCACTATTCAAACGACGACCAACGTAACGGTAAACATCCTCCATTCCTCCCCGTTCTTTTTCCCGTCTACAATTTATTCTTCCTGGTCGGCGGATCAGTAAACGAACATAGGACGATAGAATTTTGGAGTTGGAACTTACTTTGGTCACAGAGGAATGAGTATGCAGTAAGCCTTCCCCATGCCGCTTTCGTTCGTCcgttccatctctttcgcGTTTCGCGTCCTGCATTCCTTCCACTTGATTGATTGACCGAAGAAGCGATTTTTTTGAAATAATCGTACAACAATTGAGTTCTTACAAAAAAacttctccttccatctACTGTGAGAATTATATCAGTACCAACTCCCATGACAAATGATCCACAACCATCAGAGAAGCTTACGTACATTAATAAGAAATCATAAAACCCAAACACCAAGATTTGTCCCACTTTGTTCTAACCCTTCTTGAATCTTACTCTTTAATCCCTGTACACCTCTCCCTTCGTCTCCTTCATTATCGCACTggctctcttctttctatGGAACATGATCAAATCCGTCAACCGGCTGTATTTCCTCCTCAATGAGAGCGCAAATGAGCCGGGGGTCATCTCAAGGATACGATGCGTTCGGAAATGACGGACTGGAATGTTCCCAAAGATGGGCAGAACAATGCCATAAACACCTTTTTGCACTGGTTGATTCAGGTATTGGTTTTCTAAAGAGGGAGATTTAAACTCAGACTCGGAATCAAGATCGAATtcggatgaagaaaaagaagatgaagaccCGCTTTGCTCGCGCCGATGCCGGGATTCGTCGGTGGGGCATGGGCAGAGTGTACGATAAGTGTACATGGGTCGGGAaggatcttcttccgacgCAATTTTggcttctgcttctgcttgtTCTTCCCGTGAGAGGGGGATCCAGACTCGTCTTgttttcatctcttccaactgTTGCAACGCGTGGTCAATAACGGAGATTGTGATGATGGATGGTTTCCAAAGCGCGTCACTTGGTCTCCAGCGGTTCAAGAGGGTTTCCGCTTGAGAAGTGGTCTCGGCTTTTTCCATCGCTGAACGTTcagcagaagaaagatgggaggattctttgggaggaggaaagggagaggagaggttGTATTTGTGCCGTCTATTGGGGGGACCAAACACAGGTTGGACCTGCAGACCTAACAGCTCTTTTTCCAACTCGCcctgttcttcctcctccgcatactcatccttcttgccctcaAATTCATCGACCACCAAATCCCactcctcatcctcttctctactcttatccatctcttccattggttctctcttttccctcatTGCTTCTCTACGCCTGAAACGATACCTCGCATACCGCCTCATGAGCACCATCTCCGCCACCCTGAATCCGCCCTCCACATCTCCGACCCTGATCAAGGCGACAGTAAGATGATTATAATTCTCCGCATCAAAGCCGAATCCAGCAGTGTCAACCGCATTCCACAACTTCCTCACCTCCTTGTACCGCCCAGCTGAGGACAGACTGTCAAGAGCAATAGAGAGAGGGATACACAGGATCGAATCGTTGGTGCGCACAGGCAAGTCTTGGCCGAGACCTCTGGTTACCCATGACGGCTTGAAGGTGACATTCTCTACCGCATAGTTGTATATCTTCTCCCAAACTTCCAGCACCTTATCTACATCTCCTGCTCGACGATGAACGTCCATCAACTGCGTCCACATCTGCACCCTCTGTCTTGGTCCGCTTTGTCCATCAGAATCGGCCAAATCAAAGTAACTTTGCGCCTCTTCCCATTTTTGCAGCTCTCCATGCGCACGGACCAAGGGTGAGAAAATGTTTTGGTTGATGAGTGCTCTGTCCGCACCAATATCCGCAATTTGTCCTTTGGCGACTTCGGTGTGTACGGACATGGCGAAAGCGTGGGCCTGCTCCAATGCTC
Proteins encoded:
- a CDS encoding 60S ribosome subunit biogenesis protein nip7, which translates into the protein MRPLTEEETKAVFEKLANYIGKNLVHLIDRDEDDEYCFRLHKDRVYYLPLPMLHLATSVARPNLVSLGTCFGKFSKTGKFKLGITCLDYLAKYAKYKVWIKPSGELPFLYGNHVAKAHLGRITEDTPEHQGVVVYNMSDVPLGFGVTARSTLDTRKLDPTGIIVFHQADVGEFLRDEDTMF